The following proteins come from a genomic window of Lycium ferocissimum isolate CSIRO_LF1 chromosome 4, AGI_CSIRO_Lferr_CH_V1, whole genome shotgun sequence:
- the LOC132054184 gene encoding uncharacterized protein LOC132054184, with protein sequence MAGYRFTRAILQDGHSTTRPPYFNGEHYGHWKERFKIFVQSADYQAQVVIKKGPKPIPRSNTESKEDAEASAIDLESHDITKEQQETLQINARAIALLYCALESLSKSAKTWETKAIVLEDGNLDKFTYDELRGNLIAFEKNHIQRYQKDEKKKVVAFKARVEESDDDDSKEEEVAMISRHVIEAMRRSRSNRKGSSNFRKGKTPTGQPKNDGKCFECGKYGHIASECPEIRKKPTRGYQKQRAFSSWSEDEISDEESEEGENICFMALEEGSKEHHKKKKRGKWYLDSACSRHMTGDKNLFKSVTDFDGGLVTFGDNSTER encoded by the exons ATGGCCGGATATCGATTCACCCGAGCAATATTGCAAGATGGGCACTCTACAACAAGACCACCATACTTTAATGGTGAACATTATGGCCACTGGAAGGAAAGGTTTAAAATATTTGTGCAATCAGCTGATTATCAAGCACAGGTCGTGATCAAAAAGGGACCTAAACCCATTCCCAGATCGAACACTGAAAGCAAAGAAGATGCAGAAGCTTCAGCAATTGATCTAGAATCACACGATATTACTAAAGAACAACAAGAGACTCTACAGATAAATGCACGGGCAATAGCTTTGCTCTACTGTGCA TTAGAAAGCTTGTCGAAGTCTGCAAAGACTTGGGAAACCAAAGCCATTGTCCTTGAAGATGGAAATCTggataaattcacttatgatgaATTAAGAGGAAATcttatagcttttgaaaagaatCATATCCAAAGATACCAGAAGGACGAAAAGAAGAAAGTGGTCGCATTCAAGGCTCGAGTTGAGGAATCTGATGATGATGActctaaagaagaagaagtagccATGATTTCGAGGCATGTGATAGAAGCTATGAGAAGATCAAGAAGTAACAGAAAAGGAAGCTCAAACTTTAGAAAAGGCAAGACCCCCACTGGACAGCCAAAGAATGACGGAAAATGTtttgaatgtggaaaatatGGCCATATTGCGTCTGAATGTCCTGAGATAAGAAAGAAACCAACCAGAGGCTATCAAAAACAAAGAGCTTTCAGCAGTTGGAGTGAAGATGAGATCTCAGATGAAGAATCTGAAGAAGGTGAAAATATATGTTTCATGGCTCTCGAAGAAGGCAGCAAG gaacaccacaagaaaaagaaaaggggaaaatgGTATCTAGACAGTGCGTGTTCAAGACATATGACAGGCGACAAAAATCTATTCAAATCAGTCACTGACTTTGATGGAGGATTGGTAACTTTTGGTGACAATTCAACTGAACGGTAA